The following coding sequences lie in one Leucobacter allii genomic window:
- a CDS encoding GNAT family N-acetyltransferase → MSTTPQHPSIRPYQADDATTTLRIFTAAITKTAAADYSPEQVQAWAQPGQRDATGWHLAMRKRNSFVATANSEVVGFSDVNVHGYIDMMFVDPQHQRQGVARALLEEAERQARELGAASLTADVSITARPFFERHGFFVEHRQEPVKQGVKLVNFRMRKALYEEHQ, encoded by the coding sequence GTGAGTACGACTCCGCAACACCCAAGCATCCGCCCCTACCAGGCTGACGACGCTACGACCACGCTGAGGATTTTCACGGCGGCGATCACAAAGACCGCTGCGGCTGACTACTCGCCAGAGCAAGTCCAGGCCTGGGCCCAACCGGGCCAGCGAGATGCCACAGGGTGGCACCTCGCCATGCGCAAGCGAAACAGTTTTGTCGCCACTGCGAACAGTGAGGTCGTTGGGTTTTCCGATGTCAATGTGCATGGATACATCGACATGATGTTTGTTGATCCCCAACACCAGAGACAAGGAGTGGCGCGCGCGCTTCTTGAGGAGGCGGAAAGGCAAGCGAGAGAACTCGGCGCGGCAAGCCTCACTGCCGATGTCAGCATCACTGCTCGACCTTTCTTCGAGAGACACGGATTCTTCGTTGAGCACCGACAGGAACCTGTCAAGCAAGGAGTGAAGCTCGTGAACTTTCGAATGCGAAAAGCACTGTATGAGGAACACCAATAG
- a CDS encoding Lrp/AsnC family transcriptional regulator, translating to MRPAIRSVAPHGTTRGHDPDALDAALIRALQADGRASIHELAQRLGASRDLVAQRLRGLTGAGGLRIVAALDPGFVGHHLLVHARAEVDGPVGPIAREIAEFPDAVFVSMASGPFPLVFETRHGDSRELLEVLDEVRRMPSVRRVLVSTYVEVFKGFFVSHGRNDVALDRIDYELIAVLQQDGRTSYRELADTVHLSPSSARARVHRLIDSGVIRISAIQSGGISRNRLAIGVGITVSGDPDPIRRYIMESPDIDFATRAHGSFDFIATMVGSSPAHLLAVMDAIRSLPGVSALDSWTHYDVVKEDYARTLGRVLVQG from the coding sequence ATGCGCCCCGCCATCCGGAGCGTCGCGCCGCACGGCACGACCCGCGGCCACGATCCCGACGCCTTGGACGCCGCGCTCATCCGCGCGCTGCAGGCGGACGGCCGCGCGAGCATCCACGAGCTCGCCCAGCGGCTCGGAGCCTCGAGGGACCTCGTCGCGCAGCGCCTGCGCGGCCTCACGGGCGCGGGCGGCCTGCGGATCGTCGCGGCGCTCGACCCGGGCTTCGTCGGGCACCATCTCCTCGTGCACGCCCGCGCAGAGGTCGACGGACCGGTCGGCCCCATCGCCCGGGAGATCGCGGAGTTCCCCGACGCGGTCTTCGTCTCCATGGCGAGCGGACCGTTCCCCCTCGTCTTCGAGACCCGGCACGGGGACAGCCGCGAGCTGCTCGAGGTGCTCGACGAGGTGCGGCGCATGCCGTCGGTGCGCCGCGTGCTCGTGTCGACCTACGTCGAGGTCTTCAAGGGATTCTTCGTCTCGCACGGCAGGAACGACGTCGCGCTCGACCGCATCGACTACGAGCTCATCGCGGTGCTGCAGCAGGACGGCCGCACGAGCTACCGGGAGCTCGCCGACACCGTGCACCTGTCGCCGTCGTCGGCGCGGGCGCGCGTGCACCGCCTCATCGACTCCGGCGTCATCCGCATCTCCGCGATCCAGTCGGGCGGGATCTCCCGGAACCGGCTCGCCATCGGCGTCGGCATCACCGTGAGCGGCGATCCCGACCCGATCCGCCGCTACATCATGGAGTCGCCCGACATCGACTTTGCCACGCGCGCGCACGGGAGCTTCGACTTCATCGCGACGATGGTCGGCTCCTCCCCCGCCCACCTGCTGGCCGTGATGGACGCGATCCGCTCGCTGCCCGGCGTCAGCGCCCTCGACTCGTGGACGCACTACGACGTGGTGAAGGAGGACTACGCGCGCACCCTCGGCCGCGTGCTCGTGCAGGGCTGA
- a CDS encoding ABC transporter ATP-binding protein produces MDILSSDIGAVARVAHLGKHYGTGGQRVTALDDVSIGIRRGQFTAIMGPSGSGKSTLMHVMAGLDTASEGRVWLGDDEITALGDAALTRLRRRRIGFVFQAFNLVPTLDVMGNLRLPFELDGRGPDTAERERIAALVAALGLDGRTGHRPHELSGGQQQRVAIARALATRPDVIFADEPTGALDSRTSREVLRLLRSAVVETGQSIAMVTHDPVAASHADRILFLADGRIIDDREAMSAAQISETMLRLETAA; encoded by the coding sequence ATGGACATCCTTTCGAGCGATATAGGAGCGGTCGCGCGCGTCGCGCACCTCGGCAAGCACTACGGGACGGGAGGACAGCGCGTCACCGCGCTCGACGACGTCTCGATCGGGATCAGGCGCGGCCAGTTCACCGCGATCATGGGGCCATCGGGTTCGGGCAAGTCGACGCTCATGCACGTCATGGCCGGCCTCGACACCGCGAGCGAGGGCCGCGTCTGGCTCGGGGACGACGAGATCACCGCGCTCGGCGACGCCGCGCTCACCCGGCTGCGCCGGCGCCGCATCGGCTTCGTCTTCCAGGCCTTCAACCTCGTGCCGACGCTCGACGTGATGGGCAACCTCCGGCTGCCTTTCGAACTCGACGGCCGCGGCCCCGACACGGCCGAGCGGGAGCGCATCGCCGCGCTCGTGGCCGCGCTGGGGCTCGACGGGCGGACCGGGCATCGCCCGCACGAACTCTCGGGCGGGCAGCAGCAGCGCGTCGCCATCGCGCGCGCCCTCGCCACCCGCCCCGACGTGATCTTCGCCGACGAGCCGACGGGCGCCCTCGACTCGCGGACGAGCCGCGAGGTGCTGCGCCTGCTGCGCTCCGCCGTCGTGGAGACGGGGCAGAGCATCGCGATGGTCACCCACGATCCGGTCGCGGCGAGCCACGCCGACCGCATCCTCTTCCTGGCGGACGGCCGCATCATCGACGATCGGGAGGCCATGAGCGCGGCGCAGATCTCCGAGACGATGCTCCGCCTGGAGACCGCGGCGTGA
- a CDS encoding M18 family aminopeptidase, which yields MLAQRDGYIDALAGFVSASPSSYHAARSAADALAAAGFAAHDETAAWPALEPGARGFVVRDGAIIAWRAGAGITATSPVRILGAHTDSPGFVLKPEPDFVSDGWAQVGVEIYGGPLLSSWLDRDLGFAGRVVTRDGAEHLVRTRAVARIPQLAIHLDREQNSGLALDRQRHVQPVLAAEATGVGVFDLLAEAANAVAPGSAPAVAAEDIAGTDVRLYDTQRAERIGVSGELLASARMDNLSSTFAGLTALLESEPAPGTIAVLAAFDHEELGSASRSGASGPFLEEVLGRLRAGLGADAEAAARALASSWCLSADAGHSVHPNYGEKHDPRVRPLAGRGPMLKTNANQRYASDAHGAALWRAVCAEAGVATQTFVSHNTVPCGSTIGPLTATRIGIRTVDVGVPLLSMHSARELAHVDDLHGLARAVGAFFARA from the coding sequence CTGCTCGCCCAGCGCGACGGCTACATCGATGCGCTCGCCGGTTTCGTCTCGGCGTCGCCGAGCTCGTACCATGCGGCTCGGAGCGCCGCCGACGCGCTCGCGGCGGCCGGCTTCGCCGCGCACGACGAGACGGCGGCGTGGCCCGCGCTCGAGCCCGGCGCCCGCGGCTTCGTCGTGCGCGACGGCGCGATCATCGCGTGGCGGGCGGGCGCAGGCATCACGGCGACGAGCCCCGTGCGGATCCTCGGCGCGCACACCGACTCGCCCGGTTTCGTGCTCAAACCCGAGCCCGACTTCGTCTCGGACGGATGGGCGCAGGTCGGCGTGGAGATCTACGGCGGCCCGCTCCTGAGCTCCTGGCTCGACCGGGATCTCGGCTTCGCCGGCCGCGTGGTGACCCGGGACGGCGCCGAGCATCTCGTGCGCACCCGCGCCGTCGCCCGCATCCCGCAGCTCGCCATCCACCTCGACCGCGAGCAGAACAGCGGGCTCGCCCTCGACCGGCAGCGCCACGTGCAGCCCGTGCTCGCCGCGGAGGCGACCGGCGTCGGGGTGTTCGATCTGCTCGCCGAGGCCGCGAACGCGGTCGCGCCCGGCAGTGCGCCCGCCGTCGCAGCGGAGGACATCGCCGGCACCGACGTGCGGCTGTACGACACGCAGCGGGCCGAGCGCATCGGCGTCTCGGGCGAGCTCCTCGCCTCGGCGCGGATGGATAATCTGAGCTCGACCTTCGCCGGGCTCACGGCGCTCCTCGAATCGGAGCCCGCCCCCGGCACGATCGCCGTGCTCGCCGCCTTCGACCACGAGGAGCTCGGCTCGGCGTCACGCTCGGGCGCCTCGGGACCGTTCCTCGAGGAGGTGCTCGGCCGTCTGCGCGCGGGGCTCGGCGCGGACGCCGAGGCGGCCGCCCGAGCACTCGCGTCCTCGTGGTGCCTCTCGGCGGACGCCGGCCACTCCGTGCACCCGAACTACGGCGAGAAGCACGACCCCCGGGTCCGCCCGCTCGCGGGCCGCGGCCCGATGCTGAAGACGAACGCGAATCAGCGCTACGCCAGCGACGCCCACGGCGCGGCGCTCTGGCGCGCCGTCTGCGCGGAGGCCGGCGTCGCGACGCAGACCTTCGTCTCCCACAACACGGTGCCGTGCGGCTCCACGATCGGCCCGCTCACGGCCACGCGGATCGGGATCCGCACCGTTGACGTCGGCGTGCCGCTGCTGTCGATGCACTCGGCCAGGGAGCTCGCCCACGTCGACGACCTGCACGGCCTCGCCCGCGCCGTGGGGGCCTTCTTCGCCCGGGCATGA
- a CDS encoding ABC transporter substrate-binding protein — MRALRTRARLDLSRRDLFRLTGVGIGALGVASLASCAGAGQGGAPLVWGNWTMTMDYDDESGAYPTLEQFTEESGIAVDYFEDINDSATFYAKIREQLDQGQFPGYDLFNFADDFTARLIANEQVQEFDHSRIPNLSHMSELMAHPSYDPDRKFSIPWMGGMTGLCYNTELYPRGIRSVADLARPELRGKVGILTEMIDTIGLTLLDQGVDVSGDWGDAQFDAALDQVHERLTSGQYAQATGNQYTQDLQSGRIWAAMCWSGDIQVLNDEAGKELFAFVIPEPGGTKYVNAIQVPRGTDRMPDVEALIDFYYQPEIMARVVEYTASVPPVDGVREELAQLGSRLAESPMLFPSEQDAKRIFDFRQLTSAETKRYVEAFVGVINA, encoded by the coding sequence ATGCGCGCGCTCCGTACCCGCGCGCGGCTGGATCTCAGCCGCCGCGACCTGTTCCGTCTCACCGGGGTGGGCATCGGCGCCCTCGGAGTCGCCTCCCTGGCGTCCTGCGCGGGCGCCGGCCAGGGAGGCGCACCGCTCGTCTGGGGCAACTGGACGATGACGATGGACTACGACGACGAGTCCGGCGCGTACCCCACGCTGGAGCAGTTCACGGAGGAGTCCGGGATCGCCGTCGACTACTTCGAGGACATCAACGACAGCGCCACCTTCTACGCCAAGATCCGGGAGCAGCTGGATCAGGGGCAGTTCCCCGGCTACGACCTCTTCAATTTCGCCGACGACTTCACCGCGCGGCTCATCGCCAACGAGCAGGTGCAGGAGTTCGATCACTCTCGGATCCCGAATCTCTCCCACATGTCCGAGCTGATGGCGCACCCGTCCTACGATCCGGACCGGAAGTTCAGCATCCCCTGGATGGGCGGCATGACCGGGCTCTGCTACAACACGGAGCTCTACCCGAGGGGCATCCGCAGCGTCGCGGACCTGGCGAGGCCCGAGCTGCGCGGGAAGGTCGGGATCCTCACCGAGATGATCGACACGATCGGCCTGACCCTGCTGGATCAGGGAGTCGACGTTTCGGGCGACTGGGGGGACGCGCAGTTCGACGCGGCGCTCGATCAGGTGCACGAGCGCCTGACGAGCGGGCAGTACGCCCAGGCGACCGGCAATCAGTACACGCAGGATCTGCAGTCGGGCCGGATCTGGGCGGCGATGTGCTGGTCCGGCGACATCCAAGTGCTCAACGACGAGGCGGGCAAGGAGCTCTTCGCGTTCGTCATCCCCGAGCCGGGCGGCACCAAGTACGTGAACGCCATACAGGTGCCCAGGGGGACGGACCGCATGCCCGACGTCGAGGCGCTCATCGACTTCTACTACCAGCCGGAGATCATGGCGAGGGTCGTCGAGTACACGGCCTCCGTGCCGCCCGTCGACGGGGTGCGCGAAGAGCTCGCGCAGCTCGGCTCGCGGCTCGCGGAGAGCCCGATGCTCTTCCCCTCCGAGCAGGACGCGAAGCGGATCTTCGACTTCCGGCAGCTCACCTCGGCCGAGACGAAGCGCTACGTCGAGGCGTTCGTCGGCGTGATCAATGCCTAG
- a CDS encoding leucyl aminopeptidase family protein — MSVVIDPAFDPVPSLARTTRVAVSAEAPRDPGALAVLVTASGALPEGLDGVDRGGLEAAGFTGAANQTLVLPGAPLRILVGSGEGIETDAQLRDAVAAFTRAARECDRIAVDLTGVLDGGDWDVEVAVQAAIEGAVLARYRYDALKSEPKTVPLEELALRLPADRAEAAEAGIERGLVLARTAAIARDLANTPPRHLSAVKFAEVVERLAPEFGLTAEVFDREALMELGTGGLLGVNAGSTEEPRMIKVSYRPADAEGHLALIGKGIMYDSGGISLKPSNAMHAAMKFDMMGAAAVFAAMTSLAELGATTAVTGWLMCTDNMPSGSATKLGDVLTIRGGTTVEVKNTDAEGRLVMADGLVLATEEAVRPDAIVDIATLTGAAMAALGTRTAAMLANDDAVAAQLQAAADASDENIWRLPLDHRYRDQLKSNVADLSNIGGQYAGVILAALFLNEFVDGLPWGHLDIAGTMQAESDDLWRSTGSTGFGARLLAEFAAAFEKPVDGAAGE, encoded by the coding sequence ATGAGCGTTGTGATTGACCCCGCATTCGATCCGGTCCCCTCCCTCGCGCGCACCACCCGCGTCGCCGTGTCCGCCGAGGCGCCGCGCGACCCCGGGGCGCTGGCCGTGCTCGTGACCGCCTCCGGGGCGCTGCCCGAGGGGCTCGACGGCGTCGACCGCGGCGGGCTCGAGGCCGCGGGCTTCACCGGCGCCGCGAATCAGACGCTCGTGCTCCCCGGTGCGCCGCTGCGCATCCTCGTCGGCTCCGGCGAGGGGATCGAGACCGACGCGCAGCTGCGCGACGCCGTCGCCGCATTCACCCGCGCGGCCCGCGAGTGCGACCGGATCGCGGTCGATCTCACCGGCGTGCTCGACGGCGGGGACTGGGACGTGGAGGTCGCGGTGCAGGCCGCGATCGAGGGCGCCGTGCTCGCGCGCTACCGCTACGACGCGCTCAAGAGCGAGCCGAAGACCGTGCCGCTCGAGGAGCTCGCGCTGCGGCTGCCGGCGGATCGCGCCGAGGCGGCCGAGGCCGGCATCGAGCGCGGGCTCGTGCTCGCCCGCACGGCGGCCATCGCCCGCGACCTCGCGAACACGCCGCCGCGCCATCTGAGCGCCGTGAAGTTCGCCGAGGTCGTCGAGCGGCTCGCGCCGGAGTTCGGCCTGACCGCCGAGGTCTTCGACCGCGAGGCGCTCATGGAGCTCGGCACGGGCGGCCTGCTCGGCGTCAACGCCGGCAGCACCGAGGAACCGCGGATGATCAAGGTCTCCTACCGCCCGGCCGACGCCGAGGGGCATCTCGCCCTCATCGGCAAGGGCATCATGTACGACTCCGGCGGGATCAGTCTGAAGCCCTCCAACGCCATGCACGCCGCGATGAAGTTCGACATGATGGGCGCCGCCGCGGTCTTCGCCGCGATGACCTCGCTCGCCGAGCTCGGCGCCACGACGGCGGTCACAGGCTGGCTGATGTGCACCGACAACATGCCCTCGGGCAGCGCGACGAAGCTCGGCGACGTGCTCACCATCCGCGGCGGCACGACCGTGGAGGTCAAGAACACGGACGCCGAGGGGCGTCTGGTGATGGCCGACGGCCTGGTGCTCGCCACGGAGGAGGCGGTCCGCCCCGACGCGATCGTGGACATCGCGACACTCACGGGCGCCGCGATGGCGGCGCTCGGCACCCGGACCGCGGCGATGCTCGCGAACGACGACGCGGTCGCCGCTCAGCTGCAGGCCGCGGCGGACGCGAGCGACGAGAACATCTGGCGGCTCCCGCTCGACCACCGCTACCGCGATCAGCTGAAGTCGAACGTCGCCGACCTCTCGAACATCGGCGGGCAGTACGCCGGAGTGATCCTCGCGGCGCTCTTCCTCAACGAGTTCGTGGACGGGCTGCCCTGGGGCCACCTCGACATCGCCGGCACCATGCAGGCCGAGAGCGACGACCTCTGGCGTTCCACCGGCTCGACCGGGTTCGGAGCCCGCCTGCTCGCCGAGTTCGCCGCGGCATTCGAGAAGCCGGTCGACGGCGCGGCGGGGGAGTAG
- a CDS encoding LLM class flavin-dependent oxidoreductase → MRAFGFLSFGHYGPVPGSRVRTAGDMLRQTIEIAEGADEIGVNGAYVRVHHFARQAASPIPLLTAMAARTRRIEVGTGVIDMRYENPLYFAEEAAALDLIAENRIALGVSRGSPEPALRGYENFGYHGAQDPRGADLAREKFELFLRAVDGEALAESDPQMAPPGRLPIEPRSPGLRDRIWWGAGSRESAEQVGRQGLNLMSSTLLTEATGEAFHVLQRQQIEGFREAYREAGHRGTPRVSVSRSVFPIVSAEDEQYFGLRGRDGQDQIGVIDGFRSTFGKTYADTPDRLIEQLRADEAVMAADTLMLTIPNQLGVAYCVHILESFAQYVAPELGWKPNTEGPVEGYAI, encoded by the coding sequence ATGAGAGCATTCGGATTCCTGTCCTTCGGGCACTACGGCCCCGTCCCCGGCTCGCGCGTGCGGACGGCCGGCGACATGCTGCGGCAGACCATCGAGATCGCCGAGGGCGCCGACGAGATCGGCGTGAACGGCGCGTACGTGCGCGTGCACCACTTCGCGCGGCAGGCGGCATCACCGATCCCGCTGCTCACCGCGATGGCCGCGCGCACGCGGCGCATCGAGGTGGGCACCGGCGTGATCGACATGCGGTACGAGAACCCGCTGTACTTCGCCGAGGAGGCGGCGGCGCTCGACCTCATCGCCGAGAACCGGATCGCGCTCGGCGTGAGCCGGGGGTCCCCCGAGCCCGCGCTGCGCGGCTACGAGAACTTCGGGTATCACGGGGCGCAGGATCCGCGGGGCGCCGACCTCGCCAGGGAGAAGTTCGAGCTCTTCCTGCGCGCCGTCGACGGCGAGGCGCTCGCCGAGAGCGACCCGCAGATGGCACCGCCCGGGCGGCTGCCGATCGAGCCGCGCTCCCCCGGTCTGCGCGACCGCATCTGGTGGGGCGCGGGATCCCGCGAGTCCGCGGAGCAGGTCGGGCGCCAGGGGCTCAACCTCATGAGCTCCACGCTGCTCACCGAGGCGACCGGCGAGGCCTTCCACGTGCTGCAGCGGCAGCAGATCGAGGGGTTCCGCGAGGCGTACCGGGAGGCCGGGCACCGCGGTACGCCGCGGGTCTCGGTGAGCCGCAGCGTCTTCCCGATCGTGAGCGCGGAGGACGAGCAGTACTTCGGGCTGCGCGGGCGCGACGGGCAGGATCAGATCGGCGTGATCGACGGCTTCAGGTCCACCTTCGGCAAGACCTACGCCGACACTCCCGACCGGCTCATCGAGCAGCTCAGGGCCGACGAGGCCGTCATGGCCGCGGACACCCTGATGCTCACGATCCCGAACCAGTTGGGTGTTGCTTATTGTGTACATATCCTGGAATCGTTCGCCCAGTATGTAGCGCCTGAGCTTGGTTGGAAGCCGAACACAGAGGGCCCCGTCGAGGGATACGCGATCTAA
- a CDS encoding ABC transporter permease, which produces MSAAGLREHAATIVVAALASLFASTLILGTGVLTAALDPDLIAESGTYRLVLLMVCAIFIVIALYVGAVVTANTFATIIAGRTRTIALLRLIGASAARVRARVAAEGLAMGAVGAAIGLALATAIVAGVASWGPGLGWLPEGREYPRFDPLAVAAVAVVALTTWAAAWAGSRRVGRVSPIAATGAAVEERPEEARAHRGRTVGAWILIAVGAALLALGVLLGLLTPLALLVAFCGGLCSFTGIVLGAHVIMPPLLRFAGRATGRGPSGALAAANAVRFPERSARATIGLVVGVTLVTMFAVALDSYRSMTLLAFADDPTLAGELESTLAITSAILTALVGFSAIIAAVGLINTLSLSVLQRRRELGLLRALGFTAAQVRRMIVAESAQLTLTALGFGLLLGIGYGWIAAQSLLGSQSGIAPPTIPWPVVAGVAGFGIVLAALAALAPARRATRVSPVAALAVD; this is translated from the coding sequence GTGAGCGCGGCCGGGCTGCGCGAGCACGCCGCGACGATCGTCGTCGCCGCCCTCGCCTCGCTGTTCGCGTCCACGCTGATCCTCGGCACCGGCGTGCTCACCGCGGCGCTCGATCCCGACCTCATCGCGGAGTCGGGCACCTACCGGCTCGTGCTCCTCATGGTGTGCGCCATTTTCATCGTGATCGCGCTGTACGTCGGCGCGGTCGTGACCGCCAACACCTTCGCGACGATCATCGCGGGCCGCACCCGCACGATCGCTCTCCTGCGGCTCATCGGCGCGAGCGCCGCCCGCGTGCGCGCCCGCGTCGCCGCCGAGGGGCTCGCCATGGGCGCCGTGGGGGCCGCGATCGGTCTCGCGCTCGCGACCGCGATCGTCGCCGGCGTCGCGAGCTGGGGGCCGGGCCTCGGATGGCTCCCCGAGGGCCGGGAGTACCCGCGCTTCGATCCGCTGGCCGTCGCTGCCGTCGCCGTCGTCGCGCTCACGACCTGGGCCGCGGCCTGGGCGGGATCGCGGCGCGTCGGCCGAGTGTCGCCGATCGCCGCGACGGGCGCCGCCGTCGAGGAGCGGCCCGAGGAGGCCCGCGCGCATCGCGGCCGCACCGTCGGCGCCTGGATCCTCATCGCCGTCGGCGCGGCTCTCCTCGCCCTCGGCGTGCTGCTCGGACTGCTGACGCCGCTCGCGCTGCTCGTCGCGTTCTGCGGCGGACTGTGCTCCTTCACGGGCATCGTGCTCGGCGCGCACGTCATCATGCCGCCCCTCCTGCGGTTCGCGGGGCGCGCCACGGGCCGCGGTCCGAGCGGGGCGCTCGCGGCGGCGAACGCCGTGCGTTTCCCCGAGCGGAGCGCACGGGCGACCATCGGCCTCGTGGTCGGCGTCACCCTCGTCACCATGTTCGCCGTCGCCCTCGACAGCTACCGGAGCATGACGCTGCTCGCCTTCGCCGACGATCCGACCCTCGCCGGCGAGCTCGAGAGCACGCTCGCGATCACGAGCGCGATCCTCACCGCGCTCGTCGGCTTCTCGGCGATCATCGCCGCGGTCGGCCTCATCAACACCCTCTCGCTGAGCGTGCTGCAGCGGCGGCGCGAACTCGGCCTGCTGCGGGCCCTCGGCTTCACGGCGGCCCAGGTGCGGCGGATGATCGTCGCCGAGAGCGCCCAGCTCACGCTCACCGCCCTCGGCTTCGGACTGCTGCTCGGGATCGGCTACGGCTGGATCGCCGCGCAGTCCCTGCTGGGCTCCCAGAGCGGGATCGCGCCGCCGACGATCCCGTGGCCGGTCGTCGCGGGCGTCGCGGGGTTCGGGATCGTCCTGGCCGCGCTCGCGGCGCTCGCCCCGGCGCGGCGCGCGACGCGGGTGTCGCCGGTCGCCGCGCTCGCGGTCGACTGA
- a CDS encoding MFS transporter, which translates to MSTATAPVNSHRRALKSGFAAAVGTTIEWYDFYVYATAAAIVFPSVFFPELDRGLGTLASFGTYAVAFFARPLGGIIFGHVGDKLGRKPALTITLLLMGIATTLVGVLPGYATIGIWGPILLIILRFGQGLAVGGEWGGASLMSVESAPPRFKTFYGGFTQLGNPLGALMASGAFWILAAMGDDVLMTWGWRLPFLFSIVLIGVGFWVRYRVEETPVFEAKIEGHQQSTPILFALKNNWWPMLLGFGIIAMSSGGYVLATTFVQNYATSPEIGLAASVILGAMTIASFVEAVVTLPLAWLGDKVGAKTIMILGSALSLVAVIPLVLFIDNHNVAMIYLFVSVLRLTLSGAWAPLSTLMAQMFRPQARYTSMSLSYGIGAAVWGGLSPAIASGLLAATGNFWTVIAFFGLLALLAILGTVFAPQHSDTAPATGSLNARLDTTAVDTSAAER; encoded by the coding sequence ATGTCCACAGCAACCGCACCGGTGAATTCGCACCGCAGAGCGCTGAAGTCGGGCTTCGCCGCGGCCGTCGGCACGACGATCGAGTGGTACGACTTCTACGTCTACGCGACCGCCGCCGCCATCGTCTTCCCGAGCGTCTTCTTCCCCGAGCTCGACCGCGGCCTCGGCACGCTCGCCTCCTTCGGCACCTACGCCGTGGCGTTCTTCGCCCGCCCGCTCGGCGGCATCATCTTCGGTCACGTCGGCGACAAGCTCGGCCGCAAGCCCGCCCTCACGATCACGCTGCTGCTCATGGGCATCGCCACGACCCTCGTCGGCGTGCTGCCCGGCTACGCGACGATCGGCATCTGGGGCCCGATCCTGCTCATCATCCTCCGCTTCGGTCAGGGCCTCGCGGTCGGCGGCGAGTGGGGCGGGGCGAGCCTCATGTCGGTCGAGAGCGCCCCGCCGAGGTTCAAGACCTTCTACGGCGGCTTCACGCAGCTCGGCAACCCCCTCGGCGCGCTCATGGCCTCCGGCGCCTTCTGGATCCTCGCCGCGATGGGCGACGACGTGCTCATGACCTGGGGCTGGCGCCTGCCGTTCCTGTTCAGCATCGTGCTCATCGGCGTGGGGTTCTGGGTCCGCTACCGCGTCGAGGAGACCCCGGTCTTCGAGGCGAAGATCGAGGGGCACCAGCAGTCGACGCCGATCCTCTTCGCGCTCAAGAACAACTGGTGGCCGATGCTCCTCGGCTTCGGCATCATCGCCATGTCGTCGGGCGGCTACGTGCTCGCCACGACCTTCGTGCAGAACTACGCGACGAGCCCCGAGATCGGTCTGGCCGCGAGCGTCATCCTCGGCGCGATGACCATCGCCTCCTTCGTCGAGGCCGTCGTCACCCTGCCGCTCGCGTGGCTCGGCGACAAGGTCGGCGCCAAGACGATCATGATCCTCGGCTCCGCGCTCTCGCTCGTCGCCGTGATCCCGCTCGTGCTCTTCATCGATAACCACAACGTCGCGATGATCTACCTCTTCGTGTCCGTGCTGCGCCTCACGCTGAGCGGCGCGTGGGCGCCGCTGTCGACGCTCATGGCCCAGATGTTCCGCCCGCAGGCGCGCTACACCTCCATGTCGCTCTCCTACGGCATCGGCGCCGCGGTCTGGGGCGGGCTCTCGCCGGCGATCGCCTCGGGGCTGCTCGCCGCGACGGGGAATTTCTGGACCGTCATCGCGTTCTTCGGACTGCTCGCGCTGCTCGCGATCCTCGGCACCGTGTTCGCCCCGCAGCACTCCGACACCGCTCCCGCCACGGGCTCGCTCAACGCCAGGCTCGACACGACCGCGGTCGACACGAGCGCCGCGGAGCGCTGA